The Juglans microcarpa x Juglans regia isolate MS1-56 chromosome 2S, Jm3101_v1.0, whole genome shotgun sequence genome has a window encoding:
- the LOC121253153 gene encoding putative disease resistance protein At3g14460, whose protein sequence is MNLQSLEQHGGDLVISEIEIRRCPNFVSFPKGGLRAPNLADFILDDCESLRSMPDKMHLFLPSLHFLELRDCPEVESFPEGGLPSNLKEIMICRCKKLIANWKGWGLQILSSLAWLNIVGESENVESFPGELLLPPTLTSLKIHSFEKLKSFPGELLLPNLTSLKIDSFENLKSLDKEGFQYLTSLVQLEIRKCPKLKYMPEEGFPASLCFLQIENCHHLLEKELARQEGKEWLKVARVPNIMIGRNHIQGYEFPGEFD, encoded by the exons ATGAATTTGCAATCTTTGGAACAACATGGAGGTGATTTAGTGATATCGGAAATAGAAATACGGAGATGTCCTAATTTTGTATCTTTTCCAAAAGGAGGATTGCGTGCCCCTAACCTTGCAGACTTTATCCTCGATGATTGTGAGAGCTTGAGGTCAATGCCGGATAAGATGCACCTATTCCTTCCGTCTCTTCATTTTTTGGAATTAAGAGATTGTCCAGAAGTTGAGTCGTTTCCAGAAGGGGGGTTGCCTTCCAATCTAAAGGAAATTATGATCTGTAGGTGTAAGAAACTCATTGCAAACTGGAAGGGATGGGGTTTGCAAATACTCTCCTCTCTTGCATGGTTGAATATCGTCGGCGAATCAGAAAATGTGGAATCCTTTCCTGGGGAGTTGTTGTTGCCCCCCACTCTGACCAGTCTTAAGAtccattcatttgaaaaattgaaatcctTTCCTGGGGAGTTGTTGCTCCCCAATCTGACCAGTCTTAAGATCgattcatttgaaaatttgaaatctttGGACAAGGAGGGGTTTCAATATCTTACCTCCCTTGTACAATTGGAGATCCGTAAATGTCCAAAGCTCAAGTACATGCCAGAAGAGGGGTTCCCTGCCTCCCTTTGTTTTTTACAGATAGAGAACTGTCATCATTTGCTGGAGAAAGAGCTGGCAAGGCAAGAAGGAAAAGAATGGCTCAAGGTGGCTCGCGTCCCCAACATAATGATTGGTCGCAATCACATTCAAGGATATGAATTTCCAG GAGAATTTGATTGA
- the LOC121253557 gene encoding putative disease resistance RPP13-like protein 1, with the protein MNMVLEDAEEKEVTNPDVKMWIDDLKDVAYTAEDILDEIATEALRRQLLVEFKRVAESNTFGTGEDKKKVVDLLLSSDAGGNEMCVIAIVGMGGIGKTTLAQLVYNESRVKQHFDLKIWFCVSEEFVMPNVEKSIIEAATSLPCPKFENPEQLQVTLKKNLSGKKFLLVLDDVWSEKPIHQEFLSQLLHHGSRGSKILVTTRNESVALAMKAIATHHLKLLSKDDCWSLFEKHAFRDGSSNADPEIKEIGTKIVKNCKGLPLAIKAIGDLLWSESSVERWTNILKSNLWDLSMEGTNILPALRSSEDAFDASLKDKAYLENLVLEWCPPEEVLGITESQRGVLENLQPHRNLKSLTINYYGARERLNLSNCKYWCALPPVGQLSSLNELVIDGLDGVVTVGPEFYGNNSSTMKPFGMLKSLRLKNMRNWKKWFPFGDENEGGSFPRLEKLYIVTCPKLRGRLPVHLHSLAKLEISGCQRLEGSLLIDSFSVLTHIKILGCGKLESLTLAEQYEHDGITNFNISCLRELIISGCSSLMSIPMVVLISTLKTLEIDNCKKLELPMH; encoded by the exons ATGAATATGGTGTTGGAAGACGCGGAAGAAAAGGAAGTTACAAATCCTGATGTGAAAATGTGGATAGATGACCTAAAAGATGTTGCCTATACTGCAGAAGACATATTGGATGAGATTGCTACTGAAGCCCTCCGACGCCAGTTGCTTGTTGAATTCAAACGTGTTGCAG AGTCCAACACTTTTGGTACGGGTGAGGATAAGAAAAAAGTAGTTGACTTATTGCTCTCGTCTGATGCGGGGGGGAATGAAATGTGCGTGATTGCCATCGTTGGCATGGGGGGAATCGGCAAGACTACCCTTGCTCAACTTGTATACAATGAAAGTAGGGTGAAACAACATTTCGACCTTAAAATATGGTTTTGTGTTTCAGAAGAATTTGTTATGCCCAATGTAGAGAAATCTATTATAGAGGCAGCAACTTCGTTACCTTGTCCTAAATTTGAGAATCCAGAGCAGCTTCAAGTTACACTAAAGAAGAATTTGAGTGGGAAGAAATTTCTCCTTGTTTTGGATGatgtttggagtgagaaaccCATTCATCAGGAGTTCCTAAGCCAACTCTTGCACCATGGTTCTCGAGGAAGTAAGATCCTTGTCACCACAAGGAATGAAAGCGTTGCATTGGCCATGAAGGCAATTGCAACTCATCATCTAAAGCTATTATCCAAGGATGATTGTTGGTCACTTTTTGAAAAACACGCATTTCGTGATGGTAGCTCCAACGCAGATCCAGAGATAAAAGAAATAGGtacaaaaattgtgaaaaactgCAAAGGTCTACCTTTAGCAATCAAAGCCATTGGCGATCTCTTGTGGTCTGAATCAAGTGTCGAGAGATGGACGAATATATTGAAGAGCAATTTATGGGATCTTTCCATGGAGGGGACAAACATTCTTCCGGCTTTGAG ATCATCCGAGGATGCTTTCGATGCAAGCTTGAAGGATAAGGCTTACCTCGAGAATTTGGTGTTAGAATGGTGTCCTCCAGAAGAAGTACTTGGTATTACGGAAAGTCAAAGAGGTGTACTTGAAAATCTGCAGCCCCATAGAAACTTGAAAAGTCTCACCATCAACTACTACGGCGCGCGGGAGAG GTTGAACTTAAGTAATTGCAAATATTGGTGTGCCTTGCCACCTGTTGGGCAGCTATCTTCTCTGAATGAACTCGTTATTGACGGGTTGGATGGAGTTGTTACAGTGGGACCGGagttttatggaaataattctTCTACAATGAAGCCATTTGGTATGTTGAAGTCTCTAAGGTTGAAGAATATGCGGAATTGGAAGAAATGGTTTCCTTTTGGTGATGAAAATGAAGGTGGATCTTTTCCTCGACTTGAAAAGTTATATATTGTGACGTGCCCCAAGCTGAGAGGAAGGTTGCCTGTACATCTTCATTCGTTAGCCAAACTTGAGATCAGTGGTTGTCAACGTCTTGAGGGTTCGCTCCTCATAGACTCTTTCTCCGTACTTACCCATATAAAAATACTTGGATGCGGTAAGTTAGAATCTCTTACACTTGCAGAACAATATGAGCATGATGGaataacaaacttcaatatAAGTTGTCTTCGAGAATTAATAATCAGTGGGTGTTCCTCGCTCATGTCCATTCCCATGGTAGTTTTAATCTCAACATTGAAAACACTTGAGATCGACAATTGTAAGAAGTTGGAGCTCCCCATGCACTGA